Proteins encoded in a region of the Mariprofundus ferrinatatus genome:
- the nuoL gene encoding NADH-quinone oxidoreductase subunit L, whose protein sequence is MQETALTLSTTELLAIPALPLIGAMAAGLFGWALKEKLSHTITSGSVILAAILSVHVFVQVLGGASFHGNFWTWMIAGDFVVPVGMLIDPLTAIMMMTVTIVSACVHIYTIGYMHGDPGYPRFFAYICAFTFSMLVLVMGNNFFTLFFGWEAVGLFSYLLIGFWFKRESANKAAMKAFIVNRVGDFGFAVGILAVWYYFGSVEYKTVFAMTPDFVAQNVTLGFMGWEVTAITFICLALFVGAMGKSGQVPLHVWLPDSMEGPTPISALIHAATMVTAGVFMVARLSPMFEFSETALAAVVLVGAITAWMCATIGLVQNDIKRVIAYSTCSQLGYMFVACGVSAYSAGIFHLMTHAYFKALLFLAAGSVIHAVMAEQDIRKMGQLRKYMPITYVTMFLAALALAGVPPFAGFFSKDLIIEATMAREFTEYGWVGTFASFAVLTGVFMTAFYTFRMFFLTFHNSDRVDEHTKHHLHESPKVITIPLIILAIGAVVSGMWGVVALDIANPDVAMGFFRDAIFVLDEHNPLMVMAEEGGAHGAIGLMLHAPFTLPFWLALGGIGLAYVMYFKETKIPAKIAAAAGPVYTFLLNKWYWDELYDKIFVRPARCLGTMLWQGIDLGVIDKGAIHKGIIDNIVAGAARMRAMQTGMVYHYAFAMVIGVFGFLTYLLLKA, encoded by the coding sequence GTGCAAGAGACCGCATTAACGCTGAGTACAACCGAACTGCTTGCAATTCCTGCGTTGCCGCTGATCGGCGCCATGGCTGCTGGACTGTTCGGCTGGGCTTTGAAAGAGAAACTCTCCCATACCATCACCTCCGGCTCGGTGATTCTCGCAGCCATCCTTTCCGTACATGTATTTGTGCAGGTGCTGGGTGGTGCCTCCTTCCACGGAAATTTCTGGACCTGGATGATTGCCGGTGACTTTGTTGTTCCTGTCGGTATGCTGATCGACCCGTTGACCGCCATCATGATGATGACGGTAACCATTGTTTCAGCATGCGTGCATATCTACACCATCGGTTATATGCATGGGGATCCGGGATATCCACGCTTCTTCGCCTACATCTGCGCCTTTACCTTCTCGATGCTCGTATTGGTGATGGGTAACAACTTTTTCACCCTATTCTTCGGCTGGGAGGCTGTGGGCCTGTTCTCCTACCTTCTGATTGGTTTCTGGTTCAAGCGTGAAAGCGCCAACAAGGCGGCCATGAAGGCATTTATTGTAAACCGCGTTGGTGACTTCGGTTTCGCGGTTGGCATTCTGGCTGTCTGGTACTATTTCGGTTCGGTTGAATACAAGACCGTTTTTGCCATGACGCCTGATTTCGTGGCACAGAATGTAACGCTCGGCTTTATGGGCTGGGAGGTTACGGCGATCACCTTTATCTGCCTGGCGCTGTTCGTTGGTGCAATGGGTAAATCGGGCCAGGTTCCCCTGCATGTCTGGCTGCCAGACTCCATGGAAGGTCCGACTCCGATCTCAGCACTGATCCACGCTGCTACGATGGTTACCGCGGGCGTATTCATGGTGGCACGTCTTTCTCCGATGTTTGAATTCTCCGAAACAGCACTCGCTGCGGTGGTTCTGGTTGGCGCTATTACCGCATGGATGTGCGCAACCATCGGCCTTGTACAGAATGACATCAAACGGGTAATTGCATACTCCACCTGTTCGCAGCTGGGTTACATGTTTGTGGCCTGTGGCGTATCCGCCTACTCAGCCGGTATTTTCCACCTGATGACTCACGCCTACTTCAAGGCGCTGCTTTTCCTGGCAGCAGGCTCCGTCATTCACGCGGTGATGGCCGAGCAGGACATCCGCAAGATGGGGCAGCTTCGCAAGTATATGCCGATCACCTATGTCACCATGTTCTTGGCTGCGCTGGCGCTGGCCGGTGTGCCGCCGTTCGCAGGATTCTTCTCGAAGGATCTGATCATCGAGGCGACCATGGCCCGCGAGTTCACCGAGTATGGATGGGTGGGTACCTTTGCCTCTTTCGCCGTGCTTACCGGTGTGTTCATGACCGCATTTTACACCTTCCGCATGTTCTTCCTCACTTTCCACAACTCGGATCGTGTCGATGAGCATACCAAACATCATCTGCATGAATCGCCGAAGGTGATCACCATTCCGCTGATCATCCTTGCGATAGGTGCCGTTGTATCAGGCATGTGGGGCGTCGTGGCGCTCGATATCGCCAATCCCGATGTTGCCATGGGTTTCTTCCGCGATGCAATTTTTGTACTGGATGAGCATAACCCGCTGATGGTTATGGCTGAGGAGGGTGGTGCTCACGGTGCTATCGGTCTGATGTTGCATGCCCCGTTTACGCTGCCGTTCTGGTTGGCGTTGGGTGGTATCGGCCTTGCATACGTCATGTATTTCAAGGAGACCAAGATACCGGCCAAGATTGCAGCAGCAGCAGGCCCTGTTTACACCTTCCTGCTCAACAAGTGGTACTGGGACGAGCTCTACGACAAGATTTTTGTGCGTCCGGCCCGCTGCCTCGGAACCATGCTATGGCAGGGCATTGATCTTGGAGTAATCGACAAGGGCGCGATTCACAAGGGTATTATCGACAATATCGTGGCCGGGGCTGCTCGCATGCGCGCTATGCAGACCGGCATGGTATACCACTACGCATTTGCAATGGTGATAGGTGTCTTCGGATTCCTGACCTATCTGCTGCTGAAGGCTTAA
- the nuoK gene encoding NADH-quinone oxidoreductase subunit NuoK, whose product MIGLSQYLIVSAALFSLGVIGLFLNRKNVITILMCVELLLLAVNINLVAFSHYLNDLSGQIFVFFVLTVAACEVAVGLAILVSFYRLRRSIEIEDINTLQG is encoded by the coding sequence ATGATTGGACTCTCTCAATACCTGATTGTTTCCGCGGCGCTGTTTTCTCTTGGCGTGATCGGTCTGTTTTTGAACCGGAAGAATGTAATTACGATTTTGATGTGCGTTGAGCTGCTTCTGCTTGCAGTGAACATCAATCTTGTAGCCTTTTCTCACTATCTGAATGACCTGTCCGGTCAGATATTTGTCTTTTTCGTGTTGACGGTTGCTGCCTGTGAAGTGGCGGTAGGCCTTGCGATTCTCGTTTCGTTCTATCGACTGCGTCGTTCGATCGAAATTGAAGATATCAACACACTTCAGGGATAA
- a CDS encoding NADH-quinone oxidoreductase subunit J, whose product MLETAFFYMFAGLTVLGGMGVVLARNTMHSVMFLVFCFFNASGLFFLLDAEFLGIILILIYVGAVMVLFMFVVMMLEVNAAKLREGFLQYLPLGGMIAAILMIEFIAASSSGVFAEGAMATAAHFGQEVNNTKEIGQILYTKYLLGFEIAAIILLVALIGAVVLTIRERKDAKYQNMTAQVKVRREDRVRKVSM is encoded by the coding sequence ATGCTCGAAACCGCGTTTTTTTACATGTTCGCCGGCCTGACCGTGCTGGGCGGCATGGGTGTGGTGCTGGCGCGCAATACCATGCACTCGGTAATGTTCCTTGTGTTCTGTTTCTTTAATGCATCAGGCCTTTTCTTCCTGCTGGATGCTGAGTTCCTGGGCATTATCCTGATTCTGATCTATGTGGGTGCCGTGATGGTGCTGTTCATGTTTGTCGTCATGATGCTTGAAGTGAACGCCGCCAAGCTGCGTGAAGGGTTTCTGCAGTATCTGCCGCTGGGCGGCATGATCGCAGCGATTCTGATGATCGAGTTTATTGCGGCATCCAGTTCCGGCGTCTTTGCCGAGGGTGCTATGGCAACTGCTGCGCACTTCGGCCAGGAAGTTAATAATACCAAAGAGATCGGCCAGATACTCTATACCAAGTATCTGCTCGGCTTCGAAATTGCAGCGATTATCCTGCTGGTGGCGCTGATCGGCGCGGTCGTATTGACGATTCGTGAACGTAAGGACGCCAAGTACCAGAACATGACTGCACAGGTGAAGGTGCGCAGAGAAGATCGTGTGCGCAAGGTGAGTATGTAA
- the nuoI gene encoding NADH-quinone oxidoreductase subunit NuoI, with product MLKRALKTWFLWELLIGLSVTGRYLFKKKITVEYPEERTPLSPRFRGLHALRRYESGEERCIACKLCEVVCPATAILIESEEREDGSRRTTRYDIDFSKCIYCGFCQEACPVDAIVETQEFEYSCETRDGLYYTKDMLLANGDRLEKQIAANLAADARYS from the coding sequence ATGCTGAAACGAGCTTTAAAAACCTGGTTTCTCTGGGAACTACTGATTGGTCTGTCTGTTACCGGCCGTTATCTGTTCAAGAAAAAGATTACCGTGGAGTACCCGGAAGAGCGCACACCGTTATCGCCACGCTTCCGCGGTCTGCATGCGCTGCGCCGCTACGAGTCGGGAGAAGAGCGCTGCATTGCCTGCAAGCTTTGCGAAGTGGTCTGCCCTGCAACGGCTATTCTGATCGAGTCGGAAGAGCGTGAGGACGGTTCGCGCCGCACCACCCGTTACGATATCGATTTTTCCAAGTGTATTTACTGCGGCTTTTGCCAGGAGGCCTGTCCGGTTGATGCCATTGTTGAGACGCAGGAGTTTGAGTACTCATGTGAAACACGCGATGGCCTCTACTACACCAAGGATATGCTTCTCGCCAACGGTGACCGCTTAGAGAAACAGATCGCAGCGAATCTCGCTGCCGATGCGCGCTACAGTTAA
- the nuoH gene encoding NADH-quinone oxidoreductase subunit NuoH, producing the protein MTIADMAIQAGIWALEILAIAVPVALSVAYITYFERRIIGWVQIRKGCNRVGPAGLLQPLADGLKLFLKETIIPARANKLLFVAAPILSLVPALIAFAVVPFGETSLFGIWETPRVMAIANLNMGLLYVMAISSLSIYGVLMAGWASNSKYPIVGSIRSTCQMISYEISMGFGLVTVMMLAGSLNLSEIVHAQAGGILHWYMIPLFPMLLVYFISGCAEVGRTPFDLTETEELVAGYHTEYSGMWFATFSLAEYGAMILISLMTSILFLGGWYAPIPALDFIPGTVWLLGKSAFLIFVFIWFRATFPRYRYDQMMRLGWKIFLPWTLGWIFVVGMFIYTPGLDSIIDFWLAWR; encoded by the coding sequence ATGACAATTGCTGATATGGCCATTCAGGCAGGTATCTGGGCGCTGGAGATCCTGGCGATTGCAGTGCCGGTCGCTCTTTCAGTTGCCTATATCACCTATTTTGAGCGTCGAATCATCGGTTGGGTACAGATTCGTAAGGGCTGTAACCGCGTAGGCCCTGCCGGCCTGCTGCAGCCACTCGCCGACGGCCTCAAGCTGTTCCTGAAAGAGACCATTATTCCGGCTCGTGCCAACAAGTTGCTGTTTGTCGCCGCGCCGATTCTGTCACTGGTGCCGGCACTTATTGCCTTTGCCGTGGTTCCGTTCGGAGAGACCTCACTGTTCGGTATCTGGGAAACCCCGCGTGTGATGGCAATCGCCAACCTGAACATGGGGCTTCTCTATGTGATGGCGATCTCTTCACTCTCCATCTACGGTGTGTTGATGGCGGGCTGGGCCTCCAACTCCAAGTATCCGATCGTCGGCTCGATCCGTTCTACCTGCCAGATGATCTCCTATGAGATATCCATGGGCTTTGGTCTGGTGACCGTGATGATGCTGGCCGGCTCCCTGAATCTTTCCGAGATCGTACATGCACAGGCCGGTGGAATCCTGCACTGGTATATGATCCCGCTCTTCCCGATGCTGCTGGTCTATTTTATCTCAGGCTGTGCAGAAGTAGGGCGTACGCCGTTCGATCTGACCGAAACAGAAGAGCTGGTTGCCGGTTATCACACCGAGTATTCAGGCATGTGGTTCGCGACCTTCTCGCTGGCTGAGTATGGCGCGATGATCCTGATCAGCCTGATGACATCGATTCTGTTCCTTGGCGGCTGGTATGCGCCGATTCCGGCCCTTGATTTTATCCCCGGGACAGTGTGGCTGCTGGGCAAGTCGGCATTCCTTATCTTTGTGTTCATCTGGTTCCGCGCCACGTTCCCACGTTACCGCTATGACCAGATGATGCGCCTGGGATGGAAGATCTTCCTGCCGTGGACCCTGGGCTGGATCTTTGTTGTCGGAATGTTCATCTACACCCCGGGACTGGACTCCATTATCGACTTCTGGCTGGCGTGGAGGTGA
- the nuoG gene encoding NADH-quinone oxidoreductase subunit NuoG → MTSLFINENEVEVTPGTSILEACRQNGVDVPYFCYHPELSVAANCRMCLVEVEGWGKPAASCCTPVSEGMKVKTQTETLAKDREMIMEYLLIHHPLDCPVCDQGGSCKLQDYAVEHGASKGRYVEPKRAVVNYNLGPFVNTCMTRCIHCTRCVRFADEVAGTGDIGILNRSDHMTINGIVEEALSSELSGNLPDICPVGALLDKPSHDVSRPWEMTRHGSTCTQCPNGCDISIESRGDEVIRIRPVDGSPEPWICDRGRYVYDAFRSDNRILEPKVRIDGELQSADWGDAFDRTIDLLKDKRVGVVFSSQWSVEGLVAIRLMRDSLFPDAKVSFDLHRRDLRPFAFEEGLAMTTAQIEDADQVVILGSDLRQRLPLLMQRLRKRSRAGKPVSRIGAMNYRADMKISSDALIRPRDWPAVIARAMEQVSELGKTAAGFDAWVGAVSERHEAGKVLADALMGESCALLVGEEIRSHEDAAALIHGLDLLMRACGHAEAGNDGRNLIPEGVNAQVLSNVFADARSSAGEIFAAASAGELDALVLIGNDPVGDGLFPTAAKAALKKVPLVQIGSISGEMGEYAAVQLPAAAYSEIEGTFVNMEGRVRVASNPLKSLGQERPLWKVMMRLIQVMGGEVPVVSLDELRQAVCSRMSGLSDAWCEGGSEVFIAPARNKDATATPAERRDSFELDVVSRYSMYREGMWARASALLSEAGRINALDDVLVHPETLAAKGLAAGSLKVKTFLGEQLLNVGVREDVAPGVLFVAKRGVAGDLSDVTAASIAGGAV, encoded by the coding sequence ATGACCTCGCTATTTATTAATGAGAATGAAGTCGAAGTAACACCGGGAACCAGTATTCTGGAGGCATGCCGTCAGAATGGCGTTGATGTTCCCTATTTCTGTTACCACCCCGAGCTATCCGTGGCAGCCAACTGCCGTATGTGCCTTGTCGAGGTTGAGGGTTGGGGTAAGCCTGCTGCGTCCTGTTGCACACCTGTTTCCGAGGGTATGAAGGTTAAAACCCAGACTGAGACGCTGGCCAAGGATCGCGAGATGATCATGGAGTATCTCCTGATTCATCATCCGCTTGATTGCCCTGTCTGTGACCAGGGTGGCAGCTGCAAGCTGCAGGATTATGCAGTTGAACATGGCGCCTCAAAAGGGCGTTATGTGGAGCCCAAGCGTGCGGTTGTAAACTACAACCTGGGCCCGTTCGTGAATACCTGCATGACCCGTTGCATTCACTGTACCCGTTGTGTCCGTTTTGCTGACGAGGTGGCTGGTACTGGCGACATCGGAATCCTGAATCGCTCCGACCACATGACCATTAATGGTATTGTCGAAGAGGCGCTCTCATCCGAGCTCTCGGGCAATCTTCCCGATATCTGTCCGGTTGGTGCGCTGCTTGATAAACCGTCTCACGATGTCTCCCGCCCATGGGAGATGACCCGTCACGGCAGCACATGTACCCAGTGTCCGAATGGCTGTGATATCTCCATTGAGTCGCGCGGTGACGAAGTGATCCGAATTCGTCCGGTGGATGGCAGCCCTGAGCCATGGATCTGTGACCGTGGCCGCTACGTTTATGATGCCTTCCGCTCCGACAACCGTATCCTTGAACCGAAGGTTCGCATTGATGGTGAGCTGCAGTCGGCCGACTGGGGCGACGCTTTTGACCGGACTATTGATCTCCTGAAAGATAAAAGGGTGGGTGTTGTTTTCTCATCGCAGTGGAGTGTTGAGGGGCTGGTGGCAATCCGCCTGATGCGTGATTCCCTGTTCCCGGATGCCAAGGTCTCTTTTGACCTGCATCGCCGTGACCTGCGTCCGTTTGCCTTTGAAGAGGGGCTGGCGATGACCACCGCTCAGATCGAAGATGCAGATCAGGTCGTGATCCTCGGTTCCGACCTGCGCCAGCGTCTGCCTCTGCTGATGCAGCGTCTGCGCAAGCGTAGTCGTGCCGGCAAGCCTGTGTCACGCATTGGCGCCATGAACTACCGTGCCGATATGAAGATCAGCAGCGATGCATTGATCCGTCCACGCGACTGGCCTGCTGTGATTGCACGTGCCATGGAGCAGGTCTCCGAGCTGGGTAAAACCGCCGCCGGTTTTGATGCCTGGGTGGGTGCTGTTTCCGAGCGCCATGAAGCAGGCAAGGTGCTAGCCGATGCATTGATGGGTGAGAGCTGTGCGCTGCTTGTGGGTGAAGAGATTCGTTCACATGAAGATGCGGCAGCGCTGATTCACGGGCTTGATCTTCTGATGCGTGCCTGTGGTCATGCCGAAGCCGGCAACGATGGCCGCAACCTGATTCCTGAAGGGGTTAACGCCCAGGTTCTCTCTAACGTATTTGCCGATGCGCGTAGCAGTGCAGGTGAGATTTTTGCAGCCGCATCTGCCGGTGAGCTTGATGCGCTGGTTCTGATTGGCAACGACCCGGTCGGCGATGGACTGTTCCCAACCGCTGCCAAGGCTGCATTGAAGAAGGTTCCGCTGGTTCAGATCGGTTCGATCTCCGGCGAGATGGGTGAGTATGCCGCGGTACAGCTTCCGGCTGCGGCCTATTCAGAGATCGAGGGTACCTTCGTCAATATGGAAGGGCGCGTTAGAGTGGCCAGCAATCCGCTCAAGTCACTCGGTCAGGAGCGTCCGCTCTGGAAGGTGATGATGCGCCTGATTCAGGTGATGGGTGGTGAAGTTCCAGTGGTTAGTCTGGATGAACTGCGACAGGCCGTTTGCAGCCGCATGTCCGGCCTCTCCGATGCATGGTGTGAAGGCGGGTCTGAGGTCTTCATAGCGCCTGCGCGCAACAAGGACGCCACAGCAACGCCTGCTGAAAGAAGGGATAGTTTCGAACTTGATGTGGTCAGTCGCTACTCAATGTACCGCGAAGGCATGTGGGCGAGGGCTTCGGCTCTTCTCTCCGAAGCAGGTCGTATCAATGCTCTGGACGATGTGCTGGTGCACCCGGAGACACTGGCGGCCAAAGGGCTTGCTGCCGGTTCGCTGAAGGTTAAAACCTTCCTTGGTGAGCAGCTGTTGAATGTCGGAGTGCGCGAGGATGTGGCACCGGGCGTTCTGTTTGTTGCCAAACGTGGCGTGGCCGGAGATCTGTCTGATGTGACGGCGGCCTCGATTGCTGGGGGTGCTGTATGA
- the nuoF gene encoding NADH-quinone oxidoreductase subunit NuoF yields MTISSDPKQVTQICFDRINIPDQHKLSVARENGAYEFLPTVLKEFDSAKIINEVKTSGIRGRGGAGFPTGLKWSFVPRNTGKPTYLLCNADEGEPGTFKDRDIMRFDPHLLIEGMIMAGFALGVRDAYIYIRGEFLHEANVLNAAIKEAYDANLLGENILGTDYSMNLTVHRGAGAYVCGEETALIESLEGKPGRPRFKPPFPAVEGFYRCPTVVNNVETLATVPAILKFGGEWHASIGIPNNTGCKIFSVSGHVNKPGNYEVPMGTSLKTLIEDYCGGLQHGTVPKVIIPGGSSTPWLTAEHYDTPLTYDDLMKAGSFLGSGAIIVMDETADLVAVTRRLAHFYAHESCGQCTPCREGTGWLERVMKRVEHGKGRGDDVKVLKEASEHMAGRTICALAEGAAAPVLSLLKFFPEDVKGRLAESAE; encoded by the coding sequence ATGACTATCTCCTCCGATCCTAAGCAGGTCACCCAGATCTGTTTTGACCGCATCAATATTCCTGATCAGCACAAGCTTTCAGTGGCGCGTGAAAATGGCGCTTATGAGTTTCTGCCTACTGTGCTCAAAGAGTTCGATTCGGCGAAGATTATCAATGAAGTAAAAACCTCCGGTATCCGTGGTCGTGGCGGTGCAGGTTTCCCGACTGGGCTGAAGTGGTCTTTTGTGCCGCGCAACACCGGCAAGCCAACCTATCTGCTCTGTAATGCGGATGAGGGCGAGCCCGGCACCTTCAAGGATCGCGACATTATGCGCTTTGATCCGCATCTGCTGATCGAGGGTATGATCATGGCCGGTTTCGCGCTTGGTGTGCGAGATGCCTACATCTATATCCGTGGAGAGTTTCTGCATGAGGCGAATGTGCTGAATGCAGCGATCAAAGAGGCGTATGATGCCAACCTGCTGGGCGAGAATATTCTCGGAACCGATTATTCGATGAATCTTACCGTACATCGCGGTGCGGGCGCCTATGTCTGCGGTGAAGAGACTGCGCTTATTGAATCACTCGAAGGCAAGCCGGGCCGTCCGCGCTTTAAGCCGCCGTTTCCCGCTGTTGAGGGTTTCTACCGCTGTCCCACCGTGGTGAACAATGTTGAGACGCTGGCCACGGTTCCGGCGATCCTTAAGTTCGGCGGTGAATGGCACGCTTCGATCGGTATTCCTAACAATACCGGCTGCAAGATTTTTTCGGTTTCCGGGCATGTTAATAAGCCGGGCAACTATGAAGTGCCGATGGGTACATCCCTGAAAACACTGATTGAAGATTACTGCGGCGGCCTGCAGCACGGCACCGTACCTAAGGTGATTATTCCAGGTGGCTCATCTACGCCCTGGCTGACTGCCGAGCACTATGATACCCCGTTGACCTATGATGATCTGATGAAGGCGGGCTCTTTCCTGGGTTCTGGCGCTATTATTGTCATGGATGAGACGGCTGATCTCGTGGCCGTGACACGCAGACTTGCTCACTTCTACGCCCATGAGTCGTGCGGACAGTGTACGCCGTGCCGTGAAGGTACCGGCTGGCTCGAGCGTGTGATGAAGCGTGTTGAGCACGGCAAGGGTCGGGGAGATGATGTGAAGGTTCTCAAGGAGGCCTCTGAGCATATGGCGGGCCGCACGATCTGTGCGCTGGCTGAGGGTGCTGCGGCGCCGGTGCTCTCCCTGCTTAAGTTCTTCCCCGAAGATGTCAAAGGCCGACTGGCGGAGAGTGCAGAATGA
- the nuoE gene encoding complex I 24 kDa subunit family protein → MSADTVRFSDERLAEIAELVKRYPGPQSALMPVLYMAQEDFGYISMPAQEMIADLLGIHLMRVREVVTFYTMFKEQPSGKYLLEVCTNAGCMLNGAYELVDHMCDSLGIKLGETTPDGMFTIAEVECAGACGGAPVVQVNNIYHEKATPETMDELISKCRAEGGEA, encoded by the coding sequence ATGAGTGCGGATACGGTTCGCTTCAGTGACGAGCGCCTGGCTGAAATTGCAGAGCTGGTAAAGCGTTACCCGGGCCCGCAGTCTGCCCTGATGCCCGTGCTCTATATGGCACAGGAAGATTTCGGTTATATCTCCATGCCGGCGCAGGAGATGATTGCCGATCTGCTGGGTATTCATCTGATGCGTGTGCGCGAGGTGGTGACTTTCTACACCATGTTCAAGGAGCAGCCTTCAGGGAAATATCTGCTTGAGGTTTGTACCAATGCGGGCTGCATGCTCAATGGGGCCTACGAGCTGGTTGACCACATGTGCGATTCGCTGGGCATCAAACTGGGTGAGACCACCCCTGACGGCATGTTTACCATTGCTGAAGTGGAGTGTGCCGGTGCCTGCGGTGGCGCCCCGGTGGTGCAGGTTAATAACATCTATCACGAGAAGGCGACGCCTGAAACAATGGATGAGCTGATCAGCAAGTGCCGTGCGGAAGGGGGTGAGGCATGA
- a CDS encoding NADH-quinone oxidoreductase subunit D — protein MAEIKNYTLNFGPQHPAAHGVLRLVLELDGEVVEKADPHIGLLHRGTEKLFEYKTYLQNVPYFDRFDYVSMMANEHAYALAVEKMLGVEAPERAQYIRTMYAELTRILNHCLWLGAVALDIGAMTVFLYCFREREDIFDFYEEVSGARMHAAYFRPGGVSKELPDGLLGKIKAFTERFPTYVDEYETLLTENRIWKQRNVDIAIVDKQAALDWGFSGPMIRGSGIEWDLRKTQPYDAYDKVDFDIPVGATGDCYDRYLVRVEEMREANRIIVQCIEWLENNPGPVKIEDYKLTNPKRAEMKGDMEALIHHFKYFQEGFHVPAGDVYQAVEHPKGEFGVYIVSDGSNKPYRMKVRAPGFAHIEALDYMCRGHMIADVVAILGTQDIVFGEVDR, from the coding sequence GTGGCTGAGATTAAAAACTATACCCTTAACTTCGGTCCCCAGCATCCGGCCGCGCATGGTGTATTGCGCCTTGTGCTTGAGCTGGACGGTGAGGTGGTTGAGAAGGCTGATCCGCATATCGGCCTGCTGCACCGTGGTACCGAGAAGCTTTTTGAATATAAAACCTACCTGCAGAACGTCCCCTATTTTGACCGTTTCGACTATGTCTCAATGATGGCCAATGAGCATGCTTATGCGCTGGCTGTTGAGAAGATGCTCGGCGTCGAGGCGCCGGAGCGTGCCCAGTATATCCGTACCATGTATGCCGAGCTTACCCGTATTCTCAACCACTGCCTCTGGCTTGGTGCGGTGGCTCTCGATATCGGTGCGATGACCGTGTTCCTCTACTGCTTCCGTGAGCGCGAGGATATCTTCGATTTCTACGAAGAGGTGAGCGGGGCGCGCATGCATGCGGCCTATTTCCGTCCGGGTGGCGTTTCCAAGGAGTTGCCGGATGGTCTGCTGGGCAAGATCAAGGCGTTCACCGAGCGTTTTCCGACCTATGTTGATGAGTATGAGACGCTGCTGACCGAGAACCGTATCTGGAAGCAGCGCAACGTGGATATTGCCATTGTTGATAAGCAGGCGGCGCTTGATTGGGGTTTCTCTGGCCCGATGATTCGCGGTTCGGGTATTGAGTGGGACCTGCGCAAGACGCAGCCTTATGATGCCTATGATAAGGTTGATTTCGATATTCCGGTCGGTGCGACCGGCGATTGCTATGACCGCTATCTGGTGCGCGTTGAGGAGATGCGCGAGGCCAATCGTATCATCGTTCAGTGCATCGAGTGGCTTGAAAACAACCCTGGCCCTGTAAAAATTGAAGATTACAAGCTGACTAATCCGAAGCGCGCAGAGATGAAGGGTGACATGGAAGCGCTGATTCACCATTTCAAATATTTCCAGGAAGGTTTCCATGTGCCTGCCGGAGACGTTTATCAGGCGGTAGAGCATCCAAAAGGTGAGTTTGGCGTTTATATCGTGTCTGATGGTTCCAATAAGCCATACCGGATGAAGGTTCGTGCGCCGGGCTTTGCCCATATCGAAGCGCTCGATTATATGTGCCGTGGCCACATGATTGCTGATGTTGTGGCGATTCTCGGTACGCAGGATATTGTATTTGGGGAGGTCGACCGATGA
- a CDS encoding complex I 30 kDa subunit family protein, with protein MTEEKLQDDIGVAAATEASPEEKSLREKFGDQVLSVSAGLDCEVVVLARECIAEACHYLKNTLGFEQIMDLCGVDNSALPGWSDASPRFEVVYNLLSVSKNRRLRLKVGANERDLVDSVTEVWPTANWFEREAFDMYGIIFNHHPDLRRLLTDYGFEGYPLRKDFPLTGRVEMFFDEAQWRCVYRPNQLTERVLVERTWPGVDRG; from the coding sequence ATGACTGAAGAAAAGTTGCAGGATGATATAGGAGTGGCTGCAGCCACTGAAGCCTCGCCAGAAGAGAAGTCTCTGCGTGAGAAGTTTGGCGATCAGGTGTTGAGTGTTTCTGCCGGTCTGGATTGTGAAGTCGTGGTTCTGGCGCGCGAATGTATTGCTGAAGCCTGTCACTATCTGAAAAACACGCTCGGCTTTGAGCAGATCATGGATCTCTGTGGTGTTGATAACAGCGCGCTGCCGGGGTGGAGCGATGCCAGTCCGCGTTTTGAGGTTGTCTACAATCTGCTCTCTGTCTCCAAGAACAGGCGGCTTCGCCTGAAGGTTGGTGCGAACGAGCGTGATCTGGTCGACTCTGTGACCGAGGTCTGGCCGACTGCCAACTGGTTTGAGCGCGAAGCCTTCGATATGTATGGCATTATCTTCAACCATCATCCGGACCTGCGCCGCCTGCTGACCGATTATGGTTTCGAGGGCTATCCGCTGCGCAAGGATTTCCCGCTTACCGGGCGTGTGGAGATGTTCTTCGATGAGGCGCAGTGGCGCTGTGTTTATCGTCCGAACCAGTTGACTGAGCGCGTGCTTGTAGAGCGAACCTGGCCGGGGGTGGATCGTGGCTGA